The proteins below are encoded in one region of Sminthopsis crassicaudata isolate SCR6 chromosome 1, ASM4859323v1, whole genome shotgun sequence:
- the LOC141564388 gene encoding olfactory receptor 7C2-like, which yields MGPENQSSVSEFFLLGLSEEPEQQLPLFGLFLSMYMVTVVGNLLIMLAIGSDSHLHTPMYFFLSNLSLVDICLVTTLVPKMLVNLQTHTKVISYAGCFTQMYFFMIFACLDNLLLTVMAYDRFVAICHPLHYVTIMNPRICGLMVLMAWTISLLNSILQILMVMRLSFCTEREISHFFCDLGEVMKLSCSNTLINDILVYVVTCLLGVLPFTGILFSYTQICSSILKVPSSRGKYKAFSTCGSHLSVVSLFYGTGLGVYLSSSATQSSRKISIASLMYSVVTPMLNPFIYSLRNKDIKESLRKFIDRAAAS from the coding sequence ATGGGACCAGAAAACCAATCAAGTGTGTCAGAATTCTTCCTCCTGGGACTTTCTGAGGAGCCAGAGCAGCAACTGCCCCTCTTCGGGCTCTTCCTCAGCATGTACATGGTCACTGTGGTTGGGAACCTTCTCATCATGCTGGCCATTGGCTCTGACTCCCATCTTCACACTCCCATGTACTTCTTTCTCTCCAATTTGTCCCTGGTAGATATCTGTCTAGTGACTACTTTGGTCCCCAAGATGCTGGTGAACCTCCAAACACATACTAAGGTTATCTCCTATGCTGGATGCTTTACTCAGATGTACTTCTTCATGATTTTTGCTTGTTTAGACAACTTACTCCTTACTGTGATGGCCTATGATCGTTTCGTGGCTATCTGTCATCCTCTGCATTATGTCACCATAATGAATCCACGGATTTGTGGCCTCATGGTTCTAATGGCATGGACTATTAGTCTTCTAAACTCCATTCTCCAAATTCTAATGGTGATGCGGCTGTCTTTCTGTACAGAACGAgaaatttcccattttttctgtGATCTTGGTGAAGTTATGAAACTCTCTTGTTCCAATACCCTTATCAATGACATTTTAGTATATGTTGTAACTTGTCTGCTAGGTGTTCTCCCCTTCACAGGGATCCTTTTCTCTTATACTCAAATTTGTTCCTCAATATTGAAAGTGCCATCATCCAGGGGGAAATATAAAGCCTTTTCTACCTGTGGGTCTCACCTCTCTGTTGTTTCATTATTCTAtggcactggacttggagtgTATCTGAGTTCCTCAGCTACTCAGTCCTCTAGGAAGATCTCAATTGCCTCATTGATGTATTCTGTTGTCACCCCCATGCTGAACCCCTTCATCTATAGTCTGAGGAACAAGGACATAAAGGAATCCCTGAGGAAGTTTATTGACAGAGCAGCTGCTTCTTAA